A single window of Debaryomyces hansenii CBS767 chromosome F complete sequence DNA harbors:
- a CDS encoding DEHA2F13200p (similar to CA3554|IPF7770 Candida albicans IPF7770): MYCPKPVSICLTVRRPISRIFRGIGTYNKFGKRKISSIWIREYNSSKQNFKQEFERRKYDQLIREQVLRSTLQNNMGFINGSSTVRDNRKLPFRTILLLIICSSSLTIGVYVISQLVKFKQDGNHRRIFLPLWFSANWLFKSTYSFPKGLKYLDREYFDYSMVEMSQQNSGNDCSDVGNFIKLLIDENIKYKVLEELSLNNSIRKMFKLPLGIDLDSPKFNIWLETKYPSVSGIQINMENNNGVSSVNMSWIIKSLNFNSIINDALVSAGLKLDRISTDESIRGSFLDKGIKEAKSINEHKHINTNKDYDVFFSGEFKIKDKYKVEKGTLSYKGMFDFSHLMINRGVKIIKMDMVLETNESESIKYKVL; encoded by the coding sequence ATGTACTGTCCTAAACCGGTAAGCATCTGCTTGACAGTACGGAGGCCTATTAGCAGAATATTTCGAGGGATTGGGAcgtataataaatttggtAAGAGGaagatttcatcaatatggATTCGGGAATATAACTCttcaaaacaaaatttcaaacaagaatttgaaagacGGAAATACGATCAACTAATCAGAGAGCAGGTTCTCAGGTCGACCTTGCAAAATAATATGGGATTCATAAATGGTAGTTCGACAGTTCGTGATAATAGAAAGTTACCATTTAGAACAATATTGCTACTTATTATATGTTCGAGTTCATTGACAATAGGGGTTTACGTTATTAGTCAACTTGTTAAGTTTAAGCAAGATGGTAATCATagaagaatttttcttcctttatGGTTTAGCGCTAATTGGCTATTTAAAAGTACATATTCATTTCCAAAAggtttgaaatatttggataGAGAGTACTTTGACTACTCTATGGTAGAAATGAGCCAGCAAAATTCAGGTAATGATTGTTCCGATGTTGGCAATTTTATAAAGCTCCTAATAGATGAAaacatcaaatataaagtGCTAGAGGAGTTATCGTTGAATAATAGCATTAGGAAGATGTTTAAATTGCCATTGGGTATAGATCTTGATAGCcctaaatttaatatatggCTAGAAACAAAATACCCCTCTGTATCaggaattcaaataaatatggaAAACAATAATGGTGTTTCGTCGGTAAATATGAGCTGGATTATTAAACTGTTgaattttaattctataATAAATGATGCATTGGTGCTGGCAGGTTTAAAGCTCGATAGAATAAGCACCGATGAGTCAATAAGAGGGTCTTTTTTGGATAAAGGAATTAAAGAGGCTAAGTCTATTAATGAACATAAACACATAAATACAAACAAGGACTACGACGTATTCTTTTCAGGTGAGTTCAAAATCAaggataaatataaagttGAGAAAGGTACTTTGTCATACAAGGGCATGTTTGATTTTAGTCATTTAATGATTAACAGAGGGGTTAAGATAATTAAAATGGACATGGTCTTGGAAACTAACGAATCGGAATCAATTAAGTACAAGGTACTTTAA
- a CDS encoding DEHA2F13222p (no similarity), whose protein sequence is MSSIFKIVIDFVWKYFSSITRHKCQRSYLAPNVSNQDKHGNMSDKIQESHDKEDNVSLKKRKMNSQGREKSDEITETNNRKFAQATRTPKACDLCRKQKTRCFKSVNDEVSCSRCIFLNKECSFSQRQDISQSPSIPDNEILKDERTKTKLDLIHAGINELLSIIKSDNGKVNIRSSDAELLLTAGQAFNGIPGSSSSTSSKKSKPNTPTNMTSNVSSEIESLVDTDSGPLFNYSINSFKMAPFAMVCNQVETSHIPKSILNLLNLSTVESSLDQTLLYKSNKDIISLGLLTEAEAVDLMNKFRRNHGRWVSFPSNAPTDVLVERIRNKSPLLLTTCCCLSLRYSFKGANSSHLEILNKKKSNYRLLMKQLAEELNDSLSKYTSFPKSTLNNGDIEFLQALVLLSIYSLSLSSIASSRLSLDLSDDSVLHELNLDAWYLSSIGLTTFVSKATFGTLLQKTKNTGNVDLPFTIFYDEIDSEEYQTLTTLRIFNHLTLVHLINCIFSGRMCVVDEIRLNYCTATLTLPSSTNFDGRMVSEISILLITYNYIQLNLNDITATTLEECEMNYSTTTGNMNAWYNQWEYIFNQPTLQFVELCYHFCGLIVIYAYNFRRSTLIDANPPIFDIFDDNNVDYVLRHCNSRSLREMITHACQLLKFVNVVDSDSYFAYLSDQIHFCFYFTTIILIKILSFIRSQKLQMVSDMCNLDSVLKDINLLLGKFHTIQQDDDDIVTKYELGIRYALHKSFVE, encoded by the coding sequence ATGTCCAGTATTTTCAAGATCGTAATCGATTTTGTatggaaatatttttcactGATAACGCGGCATAAATGTCAACGTTCTTATCTTGCTCCAAATGTGCTGAACCAAGACAAGCATGGTAATATGAGTGATAAAATACAAGAAAGCCATGACAAGGAAGATAATGTATCACtcaaaaagagaaagatgAATCTGCAAGGCAGAGAGAAGTCGGATGAAATTACAGAAACGAATAACCGAAAATTTGCACAGGCCACTAGAACACCCAAAGCTTGTGATCTATGCCGAAAACAAAAAACTAGATGTTTCAAATCAGTTAATGATGAAGTATCATGTTCAAGGTGTATATTTCTTAACAAGGAATGCTCATTTAGCCAACGTCAAGATATTTCACAATCCCCATCTATAccagataatgaaatactCAAAGATGAAAGAACAAAAACTAAGCTTGACTTAATACATGCTGGAATTAACGAGTTACTATCTATAATTAAATCCGATAATGGGAAAGTTAATATTCGTAGCAGTGATGCCGAACTCTTACTTACGGCTGGCCAGGCATTTAATGGTATACCAGGTTCCTCTTCAAGCACTTCGTCAAAAAAATCGAAGCCAAATACTCCCACAAATATGACTAGTAATGTTTCTTCTGAAATTGAGTCTCTTGTAGACACTGATTCGGGGCCATTGTTTAactattcaataaattcattcaaaatGGCGCCATTTGCGATGGTATGCAATCAAGTTGAAACCTCCCATATTCCAAAATCGATATTAAACTTGCTTAACCTATCCACGGTTGAGAGTAGTTTAGATCAAACCCTATTATATAAACTGAACAAGGATATAATATCTTTGGGATTATTAACTGAGGCAGAAGCGGTtgatttaatgaataaatttagaagaaatcaCGGAAGGTGGGTGCTGTTTCCCTCAAATGCTCCAACTGATGTGTTGGTTGAAAGGATTAGAAATAAATCACCCTTATTGTTAACTACGTGTTGTTGTCTATCTTTGAGATACCTGTTCAAGGGAGCAAATTCTAGTCATCTCGAAATTCttaacaagaagaaatccAACTATAGATTGTTGATGAAACAACTAGCAGAAGAGTTGAATGATTCGTTGCTGAAATATACTTCCTTTCCAAAGTCTACTTTAAATAATGGTGATATCGAATTCTTGCAGGCACTAgttcttctttcaatttattcgttatcattatcatcaattgcATCTTCCCGGTTGAGTCTTGATCTTAGTGATGATAGTGTTTTAcatgaattaaatttagatGCATGGTACCTTTCTAGCATAGGTTTAACAACATTCGTATCAAAAGCTACGTTTGGAACATTGTTACAAAAGACCAAGAACACTGGTAACGTAGACTTGCCATTTACTATATTCTACGATGAAATAGACAGCGAAGAATACCAAACTTTAACAACATTAAGAATATTCAATCATCTCACATTGGTACATTTGATCAACTGCATTTTCTCGGGGCGTATGTGTGTGGTTGATGAAATAAGGTTGAACTACTGTACTGCTACACTTACTTTGCCCAGTTCTACTAATTTTGACGGAAGAATGGTCAGTGAGATAAGCATATTGCTAATCACTTACAATTATATTCAgttaaatttgaatgacATCACTGCAACTACCCTCGAAGAATGTGAAATGAATTACAGCACCACCACAGGAAACATGAACGCATGGTACAACCAATGggaatatattttcaaccAGCCGACTTTACAGTTTGTAGAACTATGTTATCACTTTTGCGGTCTAATTGTTATCTACGCCTACAATTTTCGCAGGTCCACGTTGATAGATGCTAACCCTCCCATTTTTGACATATTCGACGATAACAATGTGGATTATGTTCTACGCCATTGTAATTCTCGGTCTCTACGCGAGATGATTACACATGCCTGTCAATTGCTTAAGTTTGTCAATGTTGTAGACAGCGACTCGTACTTTGCATATTTGTCGGACCAAATCCATTTTTGCTTTTACTTCACTACGATCATTTTGATTAAAATCTTGTCATTTATAAGATCTCAGAAGCTACAAATGGTCTCTGATATGTGCAACCTCGATTCTGTTTTAAAGGATATAAACCTTCTTCTAGGAAAATTCCATACAATCCAACAGGATGACGATGATATCGTCACGAAATATGAACTTGGAATAAGGTACGCGTTGCACAAGCTGTTTGTTGAATAA